TTCTATAAGGCGGACACCGCCGCTAGACAGGATATACTTAAGGCTTTCAGGGATCCAAGCTATCCCTACTCTCCAGGAGACTTCGATCAACTTACTTCTCCGAGATTTGCGGATATAATCAGGGTAAACGTGCCGGATAGAGTAGTTGCAGGCGGCGGGGCTTTAATTCGCGTCGGAGTAGCCGTGGGGGGTGTACCATCCCGAGAGGCCGAGGTAAGCTACTTGATTATAAACCCTGAGGGAGAGATACTTCTGAAGGGGAAAGCCGAGCCCTCCGAGGAACTGGGAGAGTTCGAGATAGGACTTAACTACTCGGAGACCTCCAAACTGGAGACGGGATCATACCTACTCAAAATCTCAGCTGTAAGCTTTGAGGCTGCGAGGCCCTCAACGACTACTAGAACGCTTACCGTCCTCTCCCCGTATCAAGCGCTCTCAGAGGAACTCATGAAACTCAGGGGGGATATATCCAGCCTCGAGGAAGAGGTATCGATTAGAATAGACACGCTAGCTTCATTATCGGCTCCTAGAACGCTAGCCTATACGGCCCTGGGACTAAGCTTATCCAGCCTACTTATATCCATCATAGGAATCCTAATCCTCTTGAGAAGGATGAAAAAACGAATGTAAATGGTCCCTATTGGCTCGGCGATAGTGAGTGTGGGCTCGTTAGACCTCTATTGCCTTCAGTAGCTGAGACGGTTAGGGCCTAGGGGGACCGATGACAGGCCGTCGTAGATGAGATCTCTTACATAACCTCTGAAGGTTGCCGGCGGATGGAACGCCCCCAAGGTATAGGATATATTCGAGGGTTCGAGGGCCTCCAGGAGGCTTAAGCACCGGTTGATGGACGGTGCATGGCCTAGGAATCCTTAAAGCACCGATGGCTAGGAGCTGTACAAATAATACACATTATTATTCACTCATGCGGCAATGCGCCGTACATAATCGTACATTGGGGATCTCGTGATGATTTCCGTGGGTGGTGAATAAAATTATGTAAAATTATGGTTTGTTATCGTTTGGCCTTAACGAAGTAGCCAGCAGGCACTCCAATGCCCCCTCTCGACCTCCACCTTTCCAGGCTCCTCAACCCTACATCGATGGATGGCGTACGGGCATCTAGGATGGAACCTACAGCCTTGAGGGATCTCCGAGGACTTGGGGATCTCTCCCCTTATGGGCAGCCTCCTAGCCCTGCGTCTATTTTCAGGATCTGGAGTAGGTACAGCCGCTATCAAAGCTTTAGTATAGGGGTGGGATGGGTATTCCACTATCTCCCTCGACGAGCCCTCCTCAACTATTTTACCCAGATACATCACGGCTATTCTATCGGAAATATATCTTGCCACGGCTAAGTCGTGGGTTATGAAAAGGTATGACAGGCCTCTCTCATCCTTCTCCTTCAGGAGAAGGTCTAATATCTCAGCCCTTATGGATACGTCAAGCATGGATACCGGCTCATCAGCTATTACGCATCGGGGTTTCAATACTAGGGCTCTAGCGATCCCGAGCCTCTGCCTCTGGCCGCCGCTTAGCATGTGGGGGGACCTAGCCAGGAAAGCCTCTGGGGGAGTTAAACCCACCTCCGCCATTATGGCCTCTATCATGGCCATCCTCTCCTCATATGGAACTCCGTGGATGATCAGTGGCTCCTCTAGAACATCCCTACATGTGAATCTTGGATCCAGCGAGCTGTAAGGGTCCTGGAATATCATGGATAGCTCCCTCCTCGCAAGCTTGAGCGCATCTCCTTTAAGCTTTCCGAGGTCTACCCATCCCCTATGGCTCCAGCTATTCAAAGCCGAGCTTTTACCGGGTTTATAGAGGATTAGGCCGCTGGTAGGATCTACCAACCTAACGATGAGCCTTCCGAGGGTAGTCTTGCCGCATCCAGACTCCCCGACAAGCCCGAGGACCTCCCCCTCCCTCAAGTATAGGCTTACCCCGTCGACGGCCTTGATGACCCTGGCGGGCTTCCCTATTAAGGCATCTAATAGGCTTCTGGAAAGCTGGAACTCCTTCCGCAGGTTAAATATGGCTAGTTTAGAATCTTGAGGGAGGCCGTCTATGAACTCCTCTAAATCTTCTCCTCTCATGAAGGATAGGTTCATCCCCCATCACCATAACTCCTCCTCAGCCCTATGGCACCATACGTAATGCCCCCTCTCGACCTCCACCTTTCCAGGCTCCTCAACCCTACATCGATGGATGGCGTACGGGCATCTAGGATGGAACCTACAGCCCGGCGGGGGATTTCTCAGGTCGGGTGGTGCTCCAGGAATATACTTTAAGGGGCGTCTATCCCTCAGCCTCGGTATGCTGGCGGTTAAGCCGTGGGTGTACGGATGCCTCTGCCTCGTATAGATGCTCCTCAAGGCTCCGTATTCGATGATCTTTCCCGCATACATTATGGCTAAATGGTCGGTCAGCTCCGATATTATGCTTAAGTCATGGGTTATGAGGATCAGGTCCATCCCGACCCTCGTTTGAAGGTCTTTTAAGAGCCCTATTATGGATGCCTGGGCTATCACGTCCAAGGCTGTGGTGGGCTCGTCGGCTATCACTATC
This region of Candidatus Bathyarchaeota archaeon genomic DNA includes:
- a CDS encoding ABC transporter ATP-binding protein; the encoded protein is MRGEDLEEFIDGLPQDSKLAIFNLRKEFQLSRSLLDALIGKPARVIKAVDGVSLYLREGEVLGLVGESGCGKTTLGRLIVRLVDPTSGLILYKPGKSSALNSWSHRGWVDLGKLKGDALKLARRELSMIFQDPYSSLDPRFTCRDVLEEPLIIHGVPYEERMAMIEAIMAEVGLTPPEAFLARSPHMLSGGQRQRLGIARALVLKPRCVIADEPVSMLDVSIRAEILDLLLKEKDERGLSYLFITHDLAVARYISDRIAVMYLGKIVEEGSSREIVEYPSHPYTKALIAAVPTPDPENRRRARRLPIRGEIPKSSEIPQGCRFHPRCPYAIHRCRVEEPGKVEVERGHWSACWLLR